A section of the Bacillus sp. HSf4 genome encodes:
- a CDS encoding 4'-phosphopantetheinyl transferase superfamily protein, with the protein MKIYAVYIDQLPGPDQFERMMAMVSDDKRKKVNRYRFPEDANRTLIGEVVIRHIIKKTFDLPNEQITFTEGRYGKPSAEDLPDFHFNTSHSGKWIICGVGRRPIGVDVEKIKPINFDIAQRFFSPAEHRDLLEKRESERLSYFYHLWTMKESFIKLAGKGLSLPLDSFSVKLGEGGRASIETPPDYPPCHLQVYEIDPGYKMAVCSESQDFPKDVVLLTYEDLLNG; encoded by the coding sequence ATGAAGATTTACGCTGTTTATATCGATCAGCTGCCCGGGCCCGACCAATTTGAACGGATGATGGCTATGGTGTCTGACGATAAAAGAAAAAAAGTCAACAGATACAGATTTCCTGAGGATGCAAATCGGACGCTGATCGGAGAAGTCGTGATCAGGCATATCATCAAAAAAACATTCGATTTGCCGAATGAGCAGATCACATTCACCGAGGGACGTTACGGAAAACCGTCAGCCGAAGACCTGCCTGACTTTCATTTTAATACCTCCCACTCGGGAAAATGGATCATATGCGGGGTCGGAAGGAGACCGATCGGGGTGGATGTCGAGAAAATCAAACCGATCAATTTCGATATTGCACAGCGGTTTTTCTCCCCCGCTGAACATCGCGATCTGCTGGAGAAACGTGAGTCCGAACGCCTATCTTATTTTTATCATCTTTGGACAATGAAGGAAAGCTTTATTAAGCTGGCGGGAAAAGGTCTGTCACTGCCGCTCGATTCTTTTTCCGTCAAACTTGGAGAAGGAGGGCGCGCCTCAATTGAAACGCCGCCTGATTACCCTCCCTGCCATCTTCAAGTGTATGAGATTGATCCCGGTTATAAAATGGCGGTTTGCTCTGAGTCACAAGACTTTCCCAAAGATGTTGTCTTGTTAACATATGAAGATCTGTTAAACGGATGA
- a CDS encoding Gfo/Idh/MocA family oxidoreductase, producing the protein MKHRTINTGIIGGSMNNQWASRTHIPVLKDSPHFRITAIGTSNIDTANKSAAAINAPLAFTVHRALAAAKEVDLVVVSVKVPFHYEAAIAAIAAHKHIYCEWPLGVSTQQAKELADSAEQANIHHAVGLQARQSPEIKYMKQAINKGEIGRVLSCTMHVATQGKGGTADLKNSYLLEKENGADLLAINGGHSLDALCYILGDFKELSSIMNMNYAEAVLQETGEKTRKNTADQIVINGTLTNGASASIHIEGGVLPAFRLEIQGEKGAFRLTQERSLGHVQFGRLKLEKAEHIGGAEDIHWKEISRSSDKDMNPAGYVDRAYHVLAKDILANTWDIPDFHDAVKLHELLDAVRKSAETGKKVILHH; encoded by the coding sequence ATGAAACATCGCACAATCAACACGGGCATCATCGGAGGCTCGATGAATAACCAATGGGCCAGCCGCACCCACATTCCGGTTCTAAAGGACAGCCCGCATTTTCGCATCACCGCAATCGGAACGTCCAACATCGACACCGCAAACAAGAGCGCGGCCGCCATCAACGCACCACTTGCCTTTACAGTTCACCGGGCATTGGCGGCTGCAAAAGAGGTCGATCTAGTCGTCGTCAGTGTCAAGGTTCCTTTTCATTATGAAGCTGCAATCGCAGCCATCGCGGCGCATAAACACATCTACTGCGAATGGCCGCTCGGTGTCAGCACCCAACAAGCCAAAGAATTGGCGGATTCGGCTGAACAAGCAAACATCCATCATGCCGTCGGATTGCAGGCGAGACAATCTCCGGAAATCAAGTACATGAAGCAGGCGATCAATAAGGGCGAAATCGGCAGGGTGCTGTCCTGCACAATGCATGTCGCCACACAAGGAAAAGGCGGAACAGCCGACCTGAAAAACAGCTACCTTCTAGAAAAAGAAAATGGCGCAGACCTTTTAGCGATCAACGGCGGACATTCACTTGATGCGCTTTGCTACATCCTGGGTGACTTTAAGGAACTGTCATCCATCATGAATATGAATTATGCAGAAGCCGTTCTCCAGGAAACCGGTGAAAAAACCCGAAAAAACACCGCTGACCAAATCGTGATAAACGGGACACTCACAAATGGCGCATCAGCTTCCATTCATATTGAAGGCGGGGTTTTACCGGCATTTCGTTTAGAAATCCAAGGAGAAAAAGGCGCTTTTCGCCTGACACAGGAGCGTTCCTTAGGACACGTCCAGTTCGGCCGTCTCAAACTTGAAAAAGCGGAGCACATCGGCGGCGCTGAGGATATCCATTGGAAAGAAATCAGCCGCTCATCGGACAAAGACATGAATCCCGCAGGCTATGTTGACAGGGCGTATCATGTTTTGGCAAAAGATATTTTGGCCAATACATGGGACATTCCCGACTTTCACGATGCTGTGAAGCTGCATGAGCTGTTGGATGCAGTACGCAAGTCGGCCGAGACGGGCAAAAAGGTGATACTCCACCATTAG
- a CDS encoding PLP-dependent aminotransferase family protein, producing the protein MQKYVELMNELEALIEGRSYQEGDRLPSIRTLAAQFGVSKSTAIRALGELEKRHLIFSVPKSGYYVVKKTKQQLDRGGDVIDFAASAPDPDVFPYIDFQHCINQAIDTYKNDLFIYGTPKGLPSLIKVIRKELTNTQVFTNEDNIFITSGVQQALALLASMPFPNGKRNILIEQPSYHLLIKYIEVHGLPAIGIERTAQGIDIGQLERLFQTEDIKFFYTMPRFHNPLGTSYTEQEKKSIVRLAEKYDVFIVEDDFLGDLEGNKKADPLFAYDVSSHVIYLKSFSKVMFPGLRVGVAVLPDSLTAVFNQYKQLLDIDSSMLSQAALEIYLKSGMFEKHKQKIRSSYEKRSRLLHARLQDHFASAGTGVDFQPALQPCIHTHLALDRNLSASRLIKSMKKRNVLLEPITPHYLSSFEKRNLLKINTSNVKEADIRRGIEQLKQAVDTARY; encoded by the coding sequence ATGCAAAAATACGTCGAGCTGATGAATGAACTGGAGGCTCTCATCGAAGGAAGATCGTATCAGGAAGGGGACAGGCTGCCGTCGATCCGGACGCTTGCCGCACAGTTTGGTGTGAGCAAAAGCACGGCGATTCGGGCGCTTGGGGAACTGGAGAAGCGGCATCTTATCTTTTCTGTGCCGAAAAGCGGCTATTACGTCGTCAAAAAAACGAAACAGCAGCTGGATAGAGGAGGGGACGTGATAGACTTCGCCGCGTCGGCTCCTGATCCGGATGTGTTTCCATACATTGATTTTCAGCATTGCATCAATCAGGCGATTGATACATACAAAAACGATTTGTTCATCTATGGAACGCCAAAAGGGCTTCCGTCATTAATAAAAGTCATCCGAAAAGAGCTGACAAACACTCAAGTGTTTACAAACGAGGACAATATTTTCATTACATCGGGCGTTCAGCAGGCGTTGGCATTGCTCGCCTCGATGCCGTTTCCGAACGGGAAGCGGAACATCCTCATTGAACAGCCGAGCTATCATTTATTGATCAAATACATTGAAGTCCACGGCCTCCCGGCAATCGGCATCGAACGGACGGCGCAAGGGATCGATATCGGACAATTGGAACGCCTCTTTCAAACGGAGGACATCAAATTCTTTTACACGATGCCGCGATTTCACAATCCGCTCGGAACCTCCTATACGGAACAGGAGAAAAAGAGCATCGTCAGACTTGCGGAAAAGTATGACGTATTTATCGTCGAGGATGATTTTCTCGGCGATCTGGAAGGGAATAAAAAGGCGGACCCGCTGTTTGCTTATGACGTCTCTTCACACGTCATCTATTTAAAAAGCTTTTCCAAAGTGATGTTTCCGGGTCTGCGCGTCGGGGTGGCCGTTCTGCCTGATTCGCTGACAGCGGTCTTCAATCAGTATAAACAGCTGCTTGACATCGACAGTTCGATGCTGTCCCAGGCCGCTCTGGAAATCTATTTGAAAAGCGGGATGTTTGAAAAGCATAAGCAAAAAATCCGTTCTTCGTACGAAAAAAGATCACGCCTGCTGCATGCCCGATTACAAGACCATTTCGCGTCGGCAGGGACTGGGGTTGATTTTCAACCCGCTCTCCAGCCCTGCATTCACACACACCTTGCATTAGACCGAAATCTTTCGGCTTCCCGCCTGATCAAAAGCATGAAAAAGCGCAATGTCCTGCTGGAGCCGATTACGCCTCATTATTTATCATCCTTCGAAAAACGGAATCTATTAAAAATCAATACATCCAATGTCAAGGAAGCAGACATTCGGCGCGGGATCGAACAATTGAAGCAGGCGGTCGACACGGCCCGCTATTAA
- a CDS encoding YitT family protein — MKRELVLRWLFYFVGLLVLSFGVSLTIEGKVLGIGPWDAFHYGLFMLLGLSVGQWAIIVGAVIVGLTSLFTKAWPKIGAVLNMLLIGIFIDFFNYILPDPETLLSATVVFFLGVIFIGYGVGIYVSADLGAGPRDSLMLLISEKTGWNVQWVRNGMELTILFIGWLLGGPIGIGTVLTAIMTGLILRFSLPQSKQLLSFTMAGRRPKTARPVHVSLKKNG, encoded by the coding sequence TTGAAGCGGGAACTTGTTCTGCGCTGGCTTTTTTATTTTGTCGGATTGCTTGTTTTGTCTTTTGGGGTTTCTCTTACGATTGAAGGAAAGGTGCTCGGCATCGGTCCGTGGGATGCATTCCATTACGGCCTGTTCATGCTGCTCGGGCTTTCTGTCGGCCAGTGGGCGATCATTGTCGGAGCCGTCATCGTAGGCTTAACATCATTGTTTACGAAGGCATGGCCGAAAATCGGCGCCGTATTAAACATGTTGTTAATCGGTATTTTTATAGATTTTTTTAATTATATTCTGCCCGATCCGGAGACGCTCTTGTCTGCCACTGTCGTATTCTTTCTGGGCGTCATTTTTATCGGGTACGGGGTTGGCATTTATGTATCGGCAGATCTCGGGGCCGGCCCCCGCGACTCCCTGATGCTTTTGATCTCGGAGAAAACGGGCTGGAATGTTCAATGGGTCCGCAACGGAATGGAACTGACGATTTTGTTCATCGGCTGGCTGCTCGGCGGACCGATCGGAATCGGAACCGTCCTGACCGCCATCATGACAGGCTTGATTTTGCGCTTTTCCCTGCCGCAGTCCAAACAGCTGCTTTCCTTTACAATGGCTGGACGGCGGCCGAAAACAGCCCGGCCTGTACATGTGTCATTGAAGAAAAACGGATGA
- a CDS encoding MFS transporter: protein MLWSSQTIESFGRQITIIALPLIAINQLNASNFAVSLISFLSFLPNLLLGFHAGALVDRMNRKRVMLFCQLINACLLFVVPLSFLGGFLSLEVILGVAFLTGCGSIFYQISYSSYLPEIIPSKSLLNGNAKLEVSNGAAQVAGPGIGGFMIQLLTAPIAVLLDAFSFVTSFILTLFLPDSRIKDRSAEKEQSVWKDIGEGITFTFKHRILRPILISYSLSVLFIGLYQSISVIYMTRSLNFSASDIGIILGLGNAGFLVGALVSRKLSDKIGIGRVIVGSLGLLAIGFLIIGSAPDHQYSLYSLLFGQFVLSMGVPIYNVNLVSLRQAITPRHLLGRVNSVSKVFGRGMVPVGAVLGGLLASAFEVRFAVITAGIGGLLSILPALCSEVVQMKTID from the coding sequence TTGTTATGGTCAAGCCAAACGATAGAATCTTTCGGAAGGCAGATTACGATTATTGCCCTGCCTTTAATCGCAATAAATCAGCTAAATGCAAGCAACTTTGCCGTTAGCCTGATCAGCTTTCTATCTTTTCTTCCAAATCTGCTGCTTGGATTTCATGCGGGTGCATTAGTCGATCGAATGAATAGGAAACGGGTGATGCTGTTTTGCCAATTGATCAATGCCTGTCTTCTATTTGTTGTCCCGCTAAGCTTTCTAGGCGGTTTTTTATCTCTTGAAGTGATTCTGGGCGTTGCTTTTTTAACTGGTTGCGGATCTATTTTTTATCAAATTTCTTATTCATCTTATCTGCCGGAGATCATTCCATCCAAATCTTTGCTGAATGGAAATGCAAAACTGGAGGTTAGCAATGGAGCGGCGCAAGTCGCCGGACCTGGAATAGGCGGTTTTATGATTCAATTGTTAACAGCTCCCATCGCTGTTCTTTTAGATGCTTTCAGCTTTGTGACTTCCTTTATATTAACGCTTTTTTTACCAGACAGCAGAATAAAAGACAGAAGCGCGGAAAAGGAGCAAAGTGTGTGGAAAGACATCGGAGAAGGCATAACCTTTACATTTAAACATAGAATACTGCGGCCTATATTAATTAGCTATAGTTTAAGCGTTCTATTTATCGGATTATATCAATCAATTTCCGTTATTTATATGACCCGTTCATTAAACTTTTCCGCAAGCGATATCGGCATTATATTAGGTCTTGGCAATGCCGGATTTCTTGTAGGCGCACTGGTCAGCAGAAAATTGTCTGACAAGATCGGTATCGGCCGAGTGATTGTAGGTTCATTAGGTTTGTTGGCCATAGGTTTTTTGATCATCGGCAGCGCGCCAGATCATCAATACTCGCTATATTCGCTTTTGTTTGGACAGTTTGTCTTGAGTATGGGTGTTCCCATTTATAATGTGAATCTCGTAAGTCTGCGCCAAGCCATTACACCCAGACATCTGTTGGGGCGCGTCAATTCAGTTTCGAAAGTATTCGGCAGAGGCATGGTGCCCGTCGGAGCGGTTTTAGGAGGGCTCCTTGCTTCCGCATTCGAGGTTCGCTTTGCGGTGATCACGGCAGGTATAGGGGGTTTGCTTTCCATTCTGCCTGCACTATGTTCTGAAGTCGTCCAAATGAAGACAATCGATTAG
- a CDS encoding AraC family transcriptional regulator, with translation MEILNRLAESIDYIEEHLDQELRHEDIAKIAYCSKFHFQRMFYMLTGVTLAEYIRNRRLTVAAQELAASDVKVIDAALKYGYNTPESFSKAFSRLHGMSPSQAREEGRTLRAFPRLSFQIQIKGAEDMNYKIVDKESFQVIGKVLEVTVKDGQNQTLIPAFWDELNQNGFTDSLQPYAGPLGFLGVCMDFNDQAETFNYVIGVEKTTDDLPKGCIVKDIPAATWAVFEAAGPVDEAVNQTWERIFSEWFPATGYELAHAPQFESYPEDGDVTSADHVTEIWIPVVKK, from the coding sequence ATGGAAATCCTGAATCGTTTGGCTGAAAGCATTGACTATATTGAGGAGCACCTCGATCAAGAGCTGCGGCATGAGGATATCGCCAAGATCGCCTACTGCTCAAAATTTCATTTTCAACGCATGTTTTACATGCTGACAGGCGTCACCCTTGCCGAATACATTCGCAACCGCAGACTGACGGTCGCCGCCCAGGAACTGGCCGCCTCAGATGTAAAAGTCATTGATGCGGCCCTCAAGTATGGCTACAATACACCGGAATCATTTTCAAAAGCATTCAGCAGGCTGCACGGAATGAGCCCGTCCCAGGCGCGTGAAGAAGGCCGGACGCTTCGGGCGTTTCCCCGTCTTTCCTTTCAAATCCAAATCAAAGGAGCAGAGGACATGAATTACAAAATTGTTGATAAAGAATCGTTTCAAGTGATCGGCAAAGTGTTGGAAGTCACGGTGAAGGATGGTCAAAACCAAACGCTGATTCCGGCTTTTTGGGATGAATTAAATCAAAACGGGTTCACCGATTCTTTACAGCCATACGCCGGACCACTCGGCTTTCTCGGCGTCTGCATGGATTTCAACGACCAAGCTGAAACGTTCAACTATGTTATAGGGGTCGAAAAAACAACCGATGACCTTCCCAAAGGCTGTATCGTCAAAGACATTCCCGCCGCGACCTGGGCTGTGTTTGAGGCCGCAGGCCCCGTCGATGAAGCCGTAAACCAAACGTGGGAGCGGATTTTCTCGGAATGGTTCCCGGCGACAGGCTATGAGCTGGCCCATGCTCCGCAGTTTGAATCATATCCTGAAGACGGCGATGTCACATCGGCTGATCATGTGACTGAGATTTGGATACCGGTTGTGAAAAAATAG
- a CDS encoding LysR family transcriptional regulator, producing the protein MKAFVSAAELQSISAAAAKLNHLQSNMTAKIKKIEAHYQQELFIRSSKGVQLTKEGKVLYDQFKKMLLLWEETESKMKTQEQKLRIGTMMSVGGTRLASSLSRLYHMYPNLSVTLKTGNTEYIEEQLLLGHIDVAYTIGSMENKNIHYQKSGVEEMIVIGGGIDDSTCLEDYLEGKNLLVLSDKCLYLSILESLFAERNIRHGELIELGDMQTLVQLASIGMGISLVSKRVAKRFKITRFLEVPPMHRYIDMYMITRLNHKLTPIEKQFTELSHTLAEE; encoded by the coding sequence ATGAAGGCATTCGTGTCGGCCGCTGAGCTGCAAAGCATTTCGGCCGCCGCCGCAAAGCTGAATCATCTCCAATCAAATATGACGGCAAAAATTAAAAAAATAGAAGCCCATTACCAGCAGGAATTGTTTATCAGAAGCTCAAAAGGGGTTCAGCTGACAAAAGAGGGAAAAGTGCTCTACGATCAGTTTAAAAAAATGCTCCTCCTGTGGGAAGAAACCGAAAGCAAGATGAAAACGCAGGAACAAAAACTCCGAATCGGCACGATGATGTCTGTCGGCGGAACGCGGCTGGCAAGCTCTTTAAGCCGTCTTTATCACATGTATCCGAACTTATCGGTGACATTAAAAACGGGCAATACAGAATATATTGAGGAGCAGCTTCTGCTTGGACATATTGATGTGGCTTACACCATCGGATCGATGGAAAACAAGAATATCCACTATCAAAAATCCGGTGTTGAAGAAATGATTGTGATCGGAGGAGGCATCGATGACAGCACATGCTTGGAAGACTATTTAGAGGGGAAAAACCTGCTTGTGCTTTCAGATAAGTGTCTATATCTCTCCATCCTGGAAAGCCTTTTTGCAGAAAGAAATATCAGGCATGGAGAATTGATCGAGCTCGGCGATATGCAGACGCTTGTACAGCTTGCCTCTATCGGCATGGGGATTTCCCTCGTCTCCAAACGAGTCGCCAAACGCTTCAAGATCACACGGTTTTTAGAGGTGCCCCCGATGCACCGGTATATCGATATGTATATGATCACCCGATTAAATCATAAGCTGACACCGATAGAAAAACAGTTCACAGAGCTGAGTCATACCCTTGCAGAGGAATGA
- a CDS encoding alpha/beta hydrolase-fold protein encodes MINGTLIKDTFSGRDLFIYLPPSYRNGTKRYPALYVQDRGDVFDPAYTSSLSAIEKLFSNRDIPELLLIGVASEDRESEYTPFSAPHLIKPDHMYGGQGALYADFLANELKPYIDRHYQTDPSRESTGIIGKSFGGLISIYTGYRASETFGKIGSLSGSFWFPGMIEWMRSQYFKNANLRIYMDVGSTEGTDRSNLQKEMIPRTKEAYRILQESAAFRKDLTFVLDEGGAHRLERFADRFPEAVKWLFGSCQNNAQNDRSLSNRAVMMKKRKEKNNGNPESFG; translated from the coding sequence ATGATCAACGGAACTTTGATAAAAGATACCTTTTCCGGCAGGGATCTTTTCATCTATCTGCCTCCTTCATACCGAAATGGAACCAAACGGTATCCCGCCCTATATGTGCAGGACCGGGGAGATGTTTTCGATCCGGCATACACGAGCAGCCTGTCAGCCATCGAAAAGCTGTTTTCAAATCGCGACATTCCGGAATTGCTGCTGATCGGTGTTGCTTCAGAAGACAGAGAAAGCGAATACACGCCGTTTTCCGCACCGCATTTGATCAAGCCTGACCACATGTACGGCGGACAGGGCGCTTTGTATGCCGATTTTTTGGCAAATGAGTTAAAGCCGTATATCGATCGGCACTATCAGACAGACCCAAGCCGTGAAAGCACGGGGATCATCGGAAAGTCATTCGGCGGACTGATCTCGATCTACACCGGATACCGCGCATCGGAAACCTTCGGGAAGATCGGTTCTTTGTCAGGTTCCTTCTGGTTTCCGGGAATGATTGAATGGATGAGGAGTCAATACTTCAAAAATGCGAATCTGCGCATCTATATGGATGTCGGGAGCACGGAAGGGACAGACCGCAGCAATCTCCAGAAAGAAATGATACCGAGAACTAAGGAGGCTTACCGCATTTTGCAAGAAAGCGCGGCTTTTCGGAAAGACCTTACATTTGTTCTCGATGAAGGCGGGGCTCACCGGCTTGAAAGGTTTGCTGATCGGTTCCCGGAAGCGGTCAAATGGCTGTTTGGCTCCTGTCAGAACAACGCACAGAATGACAGGAGCCTCTCAAACAGGGCTGTTATGATGAAAAAACGGAAGGAGAAAAACAATGGAAATCCTGAATCGTTTGGCTGA